A genome region from Fodinibius salicampi includes the following:
- a CDS encoding complex I subunit 5 family protein: MIGSDIPALIPFTFLAFAILIPLLGLWKRQLSYYWAVLGAAIATGLSGYGFYNYVTETETIRYFFGGWEPPIGIEFVYDGLSGFIVLVINAIALFVLIHSRMIGKTEFPGKVTGYYSVTMLLMLGFNGMVLTGDLFNLYVFLEISSLASYALIGIGEKRAPYAAFRYLIIGTVGGSLYLLGVGFLYTITGTLNIIDMTAMLPEVISNSAVITALVLIVAGIGVKAALFPLHGWLPDSYTYASSTSSALIAPIGTKVAAYVLLRVVLYLFGVDIVDTAIPITEIIGVLAGIGILYGSIMAIAQSELKKMLAYSSISQIGYIIMGISLANPFGFIGAVLHVLNHALMKACLFLVAGNLRLKEGHSDITKFDESYRKKYPWTMLAFTTAALSMVGLPPLAGFFSKWYLALGTIENGSWLLLAVILLSSLLNAVYFFRILEKVYLRNPESDEDKAGILSSLRSNEVKPSMLWTTSVIAVGILAVGLLNAFIVSAIVTMFPAGL; this comes from the coding sequence ATGATCGGATCAGATATACCGGCTTTAATTCCTTTTACATTTCTGGCATTTGCTATCCTAATTCCTCTTTTAGGGCTATGGAAACGGCAACTATCCTATTATTGGGCTGTACTTGGTGCAGCTATTGCTACGGGCTTATCTGGGTATGGTTTCTATAACTATGTGACCGAAACAGAAACTATTCGTTATTTCTTCGGGGGTTGGGAACCACCCATAGGCATTGAGTTTGTATATGACGGACTGTCCGGCTTTATAGTGTTGGTCATAAATGCCATTGCCCTTTTTGTTCTTATCCATTCCCGGATGATCGGAAAAACAGAATTCCCTGGTAAGGTAACAGGCTACTATTCAGTTACCATGCTGTTAATGCTTGGTTTTAATGGCATGGTTTTAACGGGAGATCTCTTTAATCTCTATGTTTTCCTTGAAATTTCTTCACTTGCCAGCTATGCCCTTATCGGGATTGGAGAGAAACGAGCTCCCTATGCTGCCTTCCGCTATTTAATTATTGGTACCGTTGGCGGATCGCTATACTTATTGGGAGTCGGATTTTTATACACCATTACCGGCACGCTTAACATCATTGATATGACCGCTATGTTGCCAGAGGTTATATCAAATTCAGCTGTTATAACAGCCTTGGTATTAATAGTAGCCGGCATAGGGGTAAAAGCGGCACTCTTCCCTCTGCATGGATGGCTGCCCGATTCCTATACTTATGCCTCTTCGACTTCTTCCGCTCTTATTGCACCTATTGGCACTAAAGTTGCGGCCTATGTTCTTCTTCGAGTCGTGCTTTATCTGTTTGGAGTCGATATTGTTGATACGGCTATTCCCATTACTGAAATTATCGGTGTTCTGGCCGGAATCGGTATTTTATATGGATCAATTATGGCGATTGCCCAAAGCGAACTTAAAAAAATGCTGGCATACAGCAGTATTTCGCAAATTGGGTATATAATCATGGGCATTAGCCTTGCCAATCCATTTGGATTTATCGGAGCGGTACTCCATGTACTTAACCATGCTTTAATGAAGGCCTGTCTCTTTTTAGTAGCTGGCAATTTGAGATTGAAAGAAGGACATTCAGATATAACGAAATTTGATGAAAGCTATCGAAAAAAATATCCATGGACTATGCTGGCCTTTACAACAGCGGCATTGTCGATGGTGGGCCTGCCTCCCCTGGCTGGATTTTTCAGTAAGTGGTACCTGGCGCTTGGAACCATTGAAAACGGAAGCTGGCTGCTACTGGCAGTTATACTTTTAAGCTCGTTGCTTAATGCAGTATACTTTTTCCGAATTCTTGAAAAAGTGTACCTGCGTAATCCCGAATCGGATGAAGATAAGGCAGGCATCCTGTCTTCTTTGCGTTCTAATGAGGTCAAACCCTCTATGCTTTGGACCACTTCTGTAATTGCAGTCGGTATATTGGCTGTAGGCCTGCTGAATGCATTTATCGTTTCTGCAATTGTAACCATGTTTCCCGCTGGATTATAA
- a CDS encoding monovalent cation/H+ antiporter subunit D family protein, which translates to MELTFVPLYAVLASLAAVPFILLSSNKPNLREFWTILAGVVKFLLVLTLIPTALEGRTVELTLFEIAPNLPIELHADPFGVFFAIIASGLWIFTSFYSIGYMRGHKEKKQTRYFASFAVCLSSTIGIAFSGNLLTFLLFYEMLTIATYPLVIHSENKEAIRAGRKYLAYTLTAGLLLIAAVGITYSLTGTLEFQPGGIFGDVDLSNTMAVSLFLLYLGGVGVKAGIMPIHSWLPSAMAAPTPVSALLHAVAVVKSGVFGIIRVVHYVFGPEVMGNFGLNEILIVIAGFTIIVASLLAFAQDNLKRRLAYSTVGHLSYIVLGAALLTPLGLTGSIMHISAHATMKITLFFCAGAIMVNLHKKNISDLNGIAKVMPWTMGAFVIGSMGLAGIPPINGFVSKWFLGAGVLEGGMILPLIILIISGLLNVGYFFPIIHRAYFKKGGKELEGHTEASPFMVVPIVITATASVIFGLFPDLFFHFFELASNIAETVFNTL; encoded by the coding sequence ATGGAGCTTACTTTCGTACCCCTATATGCTGTACTCGCATCGCTTGCCGCGGTGCCATTTATTTTGTTGAGTTCCAACAAACCTAATCTGCGTGAATTCTGGACTATTCTGGCTGGGGTAGTTAAATTCTTACTAGTCTTAACGCTTATCCCTACTGCTTTAGAGGGTCGTACCGTTGAACTCACCCTGTTTGAAATTGCGCCGAACCTTCCTATTGAACTTCATGCCGATCCTTTTGGAGTCTTCTTTGCGATCATAGCCTCTGGTTTGTGGATTTTCACGTCCTTCTATTCCATCGGCTACATGCGGGGACATAAAGAGAAGAAGCAAACCCGCTATTTTGCAAGTTTTGCCGTATGCCTGTCTTCAACCATAGGTATCGCTTTTTCCGGAAACCTGTTAACCTTCCTCCTCTTTTATGAGATGCTGACTATTGCTACCTATCCGCTCGTTATACACAGTGAAAACAAAGAGGCAATCCGCGCGGGACGGAAATATTTGGCTTATACGTTAACAGCAGGTCTGTTGCTTATTGCAGCGGTAGGGATTACCTATTCCCTAACAGGAACCCTTGAATTCCAGCCCGGCGGTATTTTTGGAGATGTGGATCTCAGTAATACCATGGCGGTCTCTTTGTTTCTGCTTTACCTAGGCGGAGTGGGGGTTAAAGCTGGTATTATGCCAATCCACAGTTGGCTACCGTCAGCTATGGCTGCTCCTACGCCAGTTAGTGCCCTTTTACATGCGGTTGCAGTCGTAAAATCGGGTGTATTCGGAATCATTCGCGTAGTTCACTATGTGTTCGGCCCGGAAGTAATGGGCAACTTTGGATTGAATGAAATTCTTATTGTTATTGCAGGCTTTACCATCATTGTTGCTTCACTACTGGCCTTTGCCCAAGATAACCTCAAAAGACGGCTGGCTTATTCAACAGTGGGACACCTTTCCTATATTGTATTAGGAGCCGCCCTGCTCACTCCATTGGGACTCACCGGTAGTATTATGCATATATCTGCCCATGCCACGATGAAGATTACGCTTTTCTTCTGTGCAGGTGCAATTATGGTCAATCTTCATAAAAAGAATATCAGCGACTTGAATGGCATTGCTAAGGTAATGCCTTGGACCATGGGGGCATTTGTCATTGGCTCAATGGGGCTTGCGGGAATTCCTCCTATAAATGGTTTTGTAAGTAAATGGTTTTTAGGTGCAGGTGTACTGGAGGGTGGCATGATACTCCCTCTGATCATTCTAATTATAAGCGGCTTACTTAATGTGGGATATTTCTTCCCCATCATTCATCGTGCCTACTTTAAGAAAGGCGGAAAGGAATTAGAGGGGCATACGGAGGCTTCTCCCTTTATGGTTGTCCCCATTGTGATAACGGCAACCGCTTCTGTTATCTTTGGACTGTTTCCGGATCTCTTTTTCCACTTTTTCGAGCTGGCATCCAATATAGCTGAAACTGTTTTTAATACCCTGTAA
- a CDS encoding Na(+)/H(+) antiporter subunit D, whose protein sequence is MIVELFTIPALILIAGAFILPLLPRQTRGTAFILFPTIALGILWMLPEGSLLQATLANYELHLLKVDALSRIFGTIFALITIVGGIYALHMKELGQQTSALAYAGGALGVTFAGDFFTLIVYWEIMAVTSSYLIWARRTEDSDKAGMRYILVHAFGGGLLLSGILLHLSEGGSLLLSPLAPEYTPSSTLILIGVAINSAIPPLHAWLADAYPKATITGAVFMCALTTKSAVYVLIRLFPGWDILIWAGLVMAIWGTIYALLANDIREILAYSIISQIGYMVTGIGIGTEMALNGAAAHAFSHILYKSLLFMGAGAVMYATGKNKLSELGGFAKKMPLVVILYIIGGLAISGAPLFNGFISKSMIISAVGNAHMETATIILLLASIGTFLHTGLKLPYFTWFGQAKSEFAVSKIPINMKIAMGIAAFFCVLFGIFPSLLYNHLPYPVAYHPYTAYHLVEMTQILIFGFIGFWFLKDKLNTAPNISLDLDWFYRRPAHLVRAIFVQLPDRIFAVAENIMLDTAQKISRISRNPRKYLYYGDTDSTGQPVKTDGFTTPIHTAMAFILLGFIVVALFVLI, encoded by the coding sequence ATGATCGTTGAACTTTTTACTATACCGGCTCTCATTTTAATCGCCGGAGCATTTATATTGCCGTTACTTCCCCGGCAAACGCGGGGGACAGCATTTATACTGTTTCCAACCATAGCTCTGGGCATTCTATGGATGCTTCCTGAAGGAAGTTTATTGCAGGCAACATTAGCGAATTATGAACTTCACCTACTCAAGGTCGATGCCCTAAGCCGGATTTTTGGTACCATCTTCGCCCTCATTACCATCGTAGGTGGTATCTATGCCCTTCACATGAAAGAACTAGGGCAGCAGACGTCCGCCCTTGCTTATGCCGGTGGTGCTCTGGGCGTTACTTTTGCGGGAGACTTTTTTACCCTCATTGTCTATTGGGAAATCATGGCCGTGACTTCTTCTTACCTAATTTGGGCCCGGCGTACAGAAGATTCCGATAAGGCAGGAATGCGTTATATCTTGGTCCATGCCTTTGGCGGTGGACTGTTACTCAGTGGCATATTGCTTCACTTATCGGAGGGAGGTTCATTGTTGTTAAGTCCTTTAGCTCCGGAATATACGCCATCAAGCACTTTGATACTGATCGGTGTAGCTATCAACTCCGCTATTCCTCCGCTACATGCCTGGCTGGCGGATGCTTATCCCAAAGCAACCATTACAGGCGCGGTTTTTATGTGTGCCCTTACAACTAAATCAGCGGTCTATGTATTAATCCGTCTGTTCCCTGGTTGGGATATCCTGATTTGGGCTGGCCTGGTAATGGCTATATGGGGGACTATTTATGCTTTGCTTGCCAACGATATTCGTGAGATTCTTGCCTATAGTATCATCAGTCAGATTGGTTACATGGTCACGGGTATAGGCATCGGTACCGAGATGGCTCTTAACGGGGCTGCGGCACATGCATTCAGCCATATACTGTATAAATCGCTGCTCTTTATGGGCGCCGGCGCCGTCATGTATGCCACCGGTAAAAACAAACTCTCTGAACTTGGAGGTTTTGCGAAAAAAATGCCCCTGGTTGTGATTCTTTATATCATCGGGGGATTGGCCATTTCGGGAGCTCCACTGTTTAATGGCTTTATAAGCAAGTCAATGATTATCAGCGCTGTCGGTAATGCGCATATGGAAACGGCTACCATAATACTGCTTTTAGCTTCTATAGGTACTTTCCTGCATACGGGACTAAAACTGCCCTACTTCACTTGGTTTGGACAGGCTAAAAGTGAATTTGCCGTTAGCAAAATACCCATCAATATGAAAATCGCTATGGGAATCGCTGCCTTTTTCTGTGTTTTATTCGGCATCTTTCCTTCTCTACTGTATAATCATCTTCCTTATCCAGTAGCATATCATCCATATACAGCTTACCACCTTGTGGAGATGACCCAAATATTAATATTCGGATTTATTGGTTTTTGGTTTTTGAAAGATAAACTTAACACTGCTCCCAATATCTCACTCGATCTGGATTGGTTTTATCGCCGGCCAGCTCACCTCGTCCGAGCTATTTTTGTACAACTACCGGATCGTATTTTTGCTGTTGCAGAAAATATAATGCTGGATACTGCTCAAAAGATAAGCCGTATTTCCCGTAACCCACGAAAGTATCTTTATTATGGTGATACCGATTCTACCGGTCAGCCTGTGAAAACGGATGGATTCACCACCCCTATTCACACAGCTATGGCTTTTATACTTCTGGGATTTATTGTAGTCGCCTTATTTGTATTGATATAA
- the nuoK gene encoding NADH-quinone oxidoreductase subunit NuoK, whose product MLGIDWYLALSAILFCIGMIGVLIRKNAIVIFMCVELMLNAVNLSLISFSSHYGNIDGQILVFFALAVAAAEAVVGLAIIIAIFRNNLSVDISRVNLLRW is encoded by the coding sequence ATGCTTGGCATAGATTGGTATTTAGCACTTAGCGCTATCCTATTCTGTATTGGTATGATAGGAGTACTTATTCGTAAGAATGCAATTGTTATTTTTATGTGTGTGGAGTTAATGCTTAATGCTGTTAACTTATCTCTCATTTCCTTTAGTAGTCACTATGGCAATATAGACGGACAAATTTTGGTATTTTTTGCTTTGGCCGTTGCGGCAGCCGAAGCGGTTGTAGGTCTTGCAATCATTATTGCCATATTCCGGAATAATCTTTCGGTTGATATCAGCAGAGTTAATTTACTTCGCTGGTGA
- a CDS encoding NADH-quinone oxidoreductase subunit J family protein, with the protein MITYFFIFLAVLAIASGLAMVISKNTVNSALFLVLNMVSLSGLYLLLQAQFMAVIQVLVYAGAIMVLFLFVIMLLNVDDEQSLFNKFRIKYFVAFLFGVGVFTQLIYSIGSFSNTLPVVSEKMAQVGTVEAVGDVLFTKYLLPFELTAILLTAAVVGALIVAQHKIKPAREE; encoded by the coding sequence ATGATTACTTATTTCTTCATTTTTCTGGCTGTTTTAGCTATTGCATCGGGACTGGCAATGGTTATAAGCAAGAATACGGTTAACAGTGCCCTTTTCCTGGTATTGAATATGGTATCCCTTTCTGGGTTATATTTATTGCTTCAGGCACAATTTATGGCCGTTATTCAGGTTTTGGTTTACGCCGGAGCTATTATGGTACTGTTTCTTTTTGTGATCATGCTTCTCAATGTAGATGATGAACAAAGTTTATTTAACAAGTTCCGTATTAAATACTTTGTCGCTTTTCTATTTGGCGTTGGAGTATTTACGCAACTTATTTATAGTATCGGAAGTTTCTCAAACACACTACCCGTAGTATCGGAGAAAATGGCACAGGTTGGGACGGTAGAAGCCGTTGGGGATGTATTATTTACCAAGTACTTGTTGCCCTTTGAACTAACAGCAATTCTATTGACAGCTGCCGTTGTAGGAGCTCTCATCGTTGCACAACATAAAATTAAACCTGCTAGAGAAGAATAA
- a CDS encoding undecaprenyl-diphosphate phosphatase, with protein sequence MEIIDSFILGLIQGLTEFLPISSSGHLVLGKELLGGDFEKNITFEVVVHFGTLCSILLYYKKEIGAILLSIWELLKNPAELSERYEDDRNIKLSWFILISMIPAMIVGITMEDLIEETFLSPFPVSIMLLVTGAILFSTSFRKEYPNRLTKGSAFGIGLAQAFAILPGISRSGSTISLGLYLGIKREEVANFSFLMVIPVIGGAMLLKTIEMIEVGVPFETMWGLIVGFITSFISGYFALKYLIILLRHKGIHPFAWYCWAIGIIGLISFW encoded by the coding sequence ATGGAAATCATAGATTCTTTTATATTAGGACTTATACAGGGACTTACAGAATTTTTGCCTATAAGCAGTTCGGGGCATCTTGTCTTAGGAAAAGAGCTATTAGGAGGAGACTTTGAAAAAAATATTACATTTGAAGTCGTTGTTCATTTTGGCACCTTGTGCAGCATTCTCCTTTATTATAAAAAAGAGATTGGTGCTATTCTATTATCAATCTGGGAATTATTAAAAAATCCTGCCGAATTAAGTGAACGTTATGAAGACGATAGAAATATAAAACTCAGTTGGTTTATTTTGATCAGTATGATTCCGGCTATGATAGTAGGAATCACAATGGAAGATTTGATTGAAGAAACCTTTTTGAGTCCATTTCCTGTTTCAATAATGTTATTAGTTACGGGGGCAATTTTATTTAGCACCAGCTTCAGAAAAGAATATCCGAACAGGCTTACAAAAGGAAGTGCTTTTGGTATAGGTTTGGCTCAGGCTTTTGCTATTTTACCGGGGATAAGTCGTTCCGGTTCTACTATTTCACTTGGATTATATTTAGGTATCAAGCGCGAAGAAGTAGCGAATTTTTCTTTTTTAATGGTTATCCCGGTCATTGGCGGAGCTATGCTGTTAAAAACTATTGAAATGATCGAAGTAGGAGTTCCTTTTGAAACGATGTGGGGACTTATTGTCGGATTTATCACTTCTTTCATATCCGGCTATTTCGCACTTAAATACTTAATTATATTACTCCGTCATAAAGGGATTCATCCCTTTGCCTGGTATTGCTGGGCCATAGGGATTATCGGTCTCATTTCATTCTGGTAA
- a CDS encoding AAA family ATPase, with protein MDNTPSSVNMQALGERIQQSSAFIEDIYSELNKVIVGQQYMIDRLLVGLLADGHVLLEGVPGLAKTLTVSSLAKVINTKFQRLQFTPDLLPADLIGTLIYNQKEAEFTVKKGPIFSNIILADEINRSPAKVQSALLEAMQELQVTIGETTYPLEEPFLVLATQNPVEQEGTYPLPEAQVDRFMMKIKIDYPSESEELEIMRRMAQTGEKQKLKPVVSTQKVLEAREVINQIYIDEKVEQYIIDLVFTTRKPSRYDLDDLTELINFGASPRASINLNLAARAHAFMQHRAYVTPEDVRTIAMDVLRHRIIPTFEAEAENITSEDIIEKIMSTVQVP; from the coding sequence ATGGACAACACTCCATCATCCGTAAACATGCAAGCATTGGGCGAACGGATTCAACAATCCAGCGCTTTTATTGAAGATATTTATTCAGAATTAAACAAAGTCATTGTTGGCCAACAATACATGATAGACCGGCTGCTGGTCGGATTGTTAGCAGACGGCCATGTACTCCTTGAAGGTGTTCCCGGACTTGCTAAAACCCTTACCGTCTCATCACTTGCTAAAGTGATTAACACGAAGTTTCAGCGCCTTCAGTTTACACCCGACCTTTTGCCGGCCGACCTTATTGGTACACTCATTTATAATCAAAAAGAAGCGGAATTTACTGTAAAGAAGGGGCCTATCTTTTCGAATATCATTCTGGCAGATGAAATTAACCGTTCCCCTGCCAAGGTACAAAGTGCATTGCTCGAGGCAATGCAGGAATTACAGGTCACAATAGGAGAAACTACTTATCCATTGGAGGAACCGTTTTTAGTATTGGCGACACAGAATCCCGTTGAGCAGGAAGGGACCTATCCCCTGCCTGAGGCTCAGGTAGATCGTTTTATGATGAAAATAAAGATTGACTATCCCAGTGAAAGTGAAGAGTTGGAAATTATGCGTCGCATGGCTCAGACGGGTGAAAAACAGAAATTAAAACCAGTCGTAAGCACACAAAAAGTCCTCGAAGCACGCGAGGTTATTAATCAAATTTATATTGATGAAAAAGTTGAGCAGTATATTATTGATCTGGTATTTACTACGCGAAAACCCAGTCGCTACGATCTCGATGATTTAACGGAGCTGATTAACTTCGGTGCCTCACCCCGCGCTTCTATAAATCTCAATCTTGCGGCTCGGGCTCATGCCTTCATGCAGCATCGGGCTTATGTTACTCCCGAAGATGTTAGAACGATTGCTATGGATGTTCTCCGCCACCGGATCATCCCAACTTTCGAAGCAGAGGCTGAAAATATTACTTCCGAAGATATTATAGAGAAAATAATGTCAACGGTACAGGTACCATAG
- the rpsA gene encoding 30S ribosomal protein S1: MTEELKQEENQEEKEAQVTTAEEATEDTAVDAVTEEEVRVEPEEESVPSFTGEIDEDETYTYDQLQAASEDYTDEEFHQMEGMYEDTLNEIEEKEIVTGRVVSVDEDYVIVDIGFKSEGIVQANEFPDEVVENLAPGDEVDVFLDKVEDQEGQLILSRRKADILHAWETIERAAETGEVIEGYIKRRIKGGMVADIMGIDAFLPGSQIDVRPVRDFDAYVGKTMEFQVVKLNMHAENVVVSHRALIESDLEEQREEILSTIEEGQVLEGIVKNITDFGVFIDLGGVDGLLHITDLSWGRVEHPEEIVSLDQHLNVAVIDFDDETKRVSLGLKQLQPHPWDEIDLKYPENIQVQGRVVSIADYGAFIELEKGVEGLIHISEMSWTQHIKHPSQLVSKDDIIDCVVLNVNEPEKKISLGVKQLEKDPWEDIDKRYPVGSKHTGTVRNLTNFGVFVELEPGIDGLIHISDLSWTEKVNHPNEIIDKDDEIEVVILAIDFENRRITLGHKQIEENPWEKFAEEYSGTSQVEGEVIKTTDKGVFVNLPFGLEGFLPASKTAEDGEPEENFSEGDSVEAFVIELDESNKNITLSQREQDVKKAESSEKKTKKSRSSSSDQPTPQTGTPTLGEMSGLADLKEQMAEKEKAEAARKLHKADEDEGEEEEVADEQE, encoded by the coding sequence ATGACAGAAGAACTAAAACAAGAAGAAAACCAAGAAGAAAAAGAAGCACAGGTCACAACTGCCGAGGAGGCAACCGAAGACACAGCAGTTGATGCTGTTACTGAAGAAGAGGTGCGGGTAGAACCAGAAGAAGAATCTGTACCCTCATTTACCGGTGAAATCGATGAAGATGAAACCTATACCTATGACCAGCTGCAGGCTGCATCGGAGGATTATACTGATGAGGAGTTTCATCAGATGGAAGGAATGTATGAAGACACGCTTAATGAGATAGAAGAGAAGGAAATTGTTACCGGGCGTGTTGTTTCAGTAGATGAAGATTATGTAATTGTTGATATAGGATTTAAATCAGAAGGTATTGTTCAGGCAAATGAATTTCCTGATGAAGTTGTAGAAAACCTTGCTCCGGGAGATGAAGTTGATGTGTTTCTGGATAAGGTTGAAGATCAGGAAGGACAACTGATCCTTTCGCGTCGCAAAGCAGATATTCTCCATGCCTGGGAGACTATTGAACGTGCTGCTGAAACAGGCGAAGTTATTGAAGGATATATTAAACGACGTATAAAAGGTGGAATGGTTGCGGATATTATGGGCATAGATGCATTCCTGCCCGGCTCGCAGATCGATGTACGACCGGTACGCGATTTTGACGCCTATGTAGGTAAAACCATGGAGTTTCAGGTTGTGAAACTCAATATGCATGCCGAAAACGTTGTCGTTTCTCACCGTGCTCTTATCGAGTCTGATCTTGAAGAGCAGCGCGAAGAAATTCTCTCAACGATTGAAGAAGGACAGGTTCTTGAAGGTATCGTCAAAAATATTACCGACTTTGGAGTCTTTATCGATCTAGGTGGAGTGGACGGCCTGTTGCACATTACGGATCTCTCATGGGGACGTGTGGAGCATCCCGAAGAGATTGTTTCTTTGGATCAACACCTTAATGTCGCAGTTATCGATTTTGATGATGAGACCAAACGTGTCTCTCTCGGATTGAAGCAATTACAGCCGCATCCCTGGGATGAGATTGATCTTAAATATCCTGAGAATATTCAGGTTCAGGGCCGGGTTGTTTCTATTGCTGATTACGGGGCCTTTATTGAGCTTGAGAAAGGCGTTGAAGGACTTATCCACATCAGTGAGATGTCATGGACGCAGCATATTAAGCATCCGTCACAGCTGGTTAGCAAGGATGATATCATTGACTGTGTAGTTCTTAATGTGAATGAGCCCGAGAAGAAAATCTCACTCGGTGTCAAGCAGCTTGAGAAAGATCCATGGGAGGATATCGACAAACGATATCCCGTTGGATCCAAGCATACCGGAACCGTTCGCAATCTCACCAACTTCGGTGTGTTTGTTGAACTCGAACCCGGTATTGACGGACTCATCCATATCTCTGATCTGAGCTGGACCGAAAAAGTCAATCATCCTAACGAGATTATCGATAAGGATGATGAAATTGAAGTTGTGATTCTGGCGATTGACTTTGAAAACCGTCGAATTACATTGGGTCATAAGCAGATTGAGGAGAATCCCTGGGAGAAATTCGCAGAGGAATACAGCGGAACCAGTCAGGTCGAGGGCGAAGTTATCAAGACAACCGATAAAGGAGTCTTTGTTAACCTGCCATTTGGACTTGAAGGTTTCCTACCCGCAAGTAAAACTGCTGAAGATGGTGAGCCGGAAGAGAATTTCTCTGAAGGCGATAGCGTTGAGGCATTCGTAATTGAGCTTGATGAATCAAATAAGAATATTACGCTCAGTCAGCGAGAACAAGACGTTAAGAAAGCCGAATCATCCGAGAAGAAGACAAAGAAAAGCAGATCTTCTTCTTCAGATCAGCCTACACCGCAGACTGGTACACCAACACTCGGTGAAATGTCTGGCCTTGCTGATCTTAAAGAGCAGATGGCTGAAAAGGAAAAAGCTGAAGCAGCTAGAAAACTGCATAAAGCTGATGAGGACGAGGGAGAGGAAGAAGAGGTTGCTGATGAGCAGGAATAA
- the cmk gene encoding (d)CMP kinase, whose protein sequence is MIIVIDGPAGSGKSSTARAVADKLDIEYLDSGALYRTATLLYLEADRNEELFFKLLQDKTITFHYSNGCFHVAIEGESVTSRIRTIEVAEYVSEVAARPHVRQFVNDLMRDVVDRGTYIAEGRDLGTAVFPDADLKFYMSADIEERARRRYEERKTDNPELTLEQVKQNIEERDHKDSNRETDPLKKAVDAIEVDTTNLSFEQQVDKICLEIRERLNS, encoded by the coding sequence ATGATCATAGTGATCGATGGACCGGCAGGGTCTGGTAAAAGCTCTACAGCACGCGCCGTTGCCGACAAGTTAGATATCGAATATTTGGATTCCGGAGCGCTTTATAGAACAGCAACCCTGCTTTATTTGGAGGCTGACCGGAACGAAGAGTTGTTCTTTAAGTTGTTGCAGGATAAAACGATTACATTCCATTATAGCAATGGATGTTTCCATGTTGCTATTGAAGGGGAGTCGGTTACCAGCCGTATTCGAACGATAGAAGTAGCTGAATATGTTTCCGAGGTAGCAGCAAGACCCCATGTTCGTCAGTTCGTAAATGATTTGATGCGCGATGTCGTGGATCGCGGCACATATATAGCGGAAGGACGAGATCTGGGTACGGCCGTTTTTCCAGATGCTGATTTAAAGTTTTATATGTCGGCTGATATTGAAGAAAGAGCCCGGCGCAGATATGAAGAGCGAAAGACCGACAATCCGGAGTTAACACTTGAACAAGTGAAACAGAATATCGAAGAGCGGGACCATAAGGATTCGAACAGGGAAACTGATCCGCTCAAAAAAGCAGTAGATGCTATTGAAGTTGATACGACCAACTTAAGTTTTGAACAACAAGTCGATAAAATTTGTTTAGAAATACGCGAAAGACTAAATAGTTGA
- the rpsT gene encoding 30S ribosomal protein S20, translating to MPQHKSAVKRVRQNEKRRQRNQPKRSKLKTLVKKALDTTEKEEAKEAVKEATSYLDKMAAKGLIHENFAARKKSKLAQHVNNL from the coding sequence ATGCCACAACATAAATCAGCAGTTAAGCGAGTACGACAAAACGAAAAACGCCGGCAACGTAATCAGCCCAAACGCTCAAAATTAAAGACGCTGGTAAAAAAAGCTCTCGACACAACCGAAAAAGAAGAGGCCAAAGAAGCTGTGAAAGAAGCCACCTCTTATTTAGATAAGATGGCGGCCAAAGGATTGATCCATGAGAACTTTGCAGCCAGAAAAAAATCCAAGCTGGCACAGCATGTAAATAACCTCTAA